The sequence AAACAAGACTTTCTTTGGAAAATGGATATAACGATGCTTCCTTTAATTCGACTTTTACATATTTTATAAAAACTTACTCCAACGCAAATAGCCCTGCATCCTACTCTTTACACGATGGCACAGGCAGACAAATTAGAGTTATTGAAAATAATCAAGACGTAAAACTTGTATTAAATCAATACAGTTTAGCTCCGAAAGAATTTTTTAATTTCAAAACCTCCCAAAATATTGAACTTAATGGCTGGATAATAAAACCTACCAATTTTGACGCAACCAAAAAATATCCGGTAATCCAATTTGTTTATGGCGGTCCGGGGCACAATACAGTGCTTAATTGCTGGGATAACAAAGAATATTTGTGGCATCAATACTTAGCACAAAACGGCTACATTGTTGTATCTGTAGATAACAGAGGAACTGCCTACAGAGGAAAGGAATTTAAAAATTGTGTCTATAAACAATTAGGAAAATTAGAAACCATTGACCAAATTGAAACCGCAAAACATCTTGGCTCACTTCCTTATGTTGACCAAAGCCGTATTTGCATTGAAGGTTGGAGTTATGGTGGCTATCTATCATCGCTATGCATCTTAAAAGGGGCAGATTATTTTAAAACAGCAATTGCAATTGCCCCCGTTAGTAATTGGCGCTTTTATGATTCTATTTACACTGAACGCTACCTAGGATTGCCTCAAGATAATGCGGTTGGGTACGATGACAACTCTCCAATTAATCATGTAAAAAATTTAAAGGGTAATTACTTTATTATTCACGGTACGGGTGATGACAATGTACATTTTCAGAACTCAGTTGAAATGGCAAATGCACTAATAAAAGAAGGGAAGCAATTCGATTCATTTTATTATCCAAATAAAAATCACGGGATAAGTGGCGGCAATACGCGCTATCACTTATACAGTATGTTGGCAAATTATATTTTCAGAAAAGTGTAAAGTTAAAACATACATGAGCCTACTTTTTTACACACTAAATTCAAAACACACAAACGCTTTTGACAAAGCTAGGTTTAACTTAATTTGGCGGGTAAACTATGTTCTTTCTATTCTTTTCGTTTTTCTAATACTTGCGTTCTTGGTACAAGGCGACCTAAAGTCCTTCTTCCTATTTACATTTTCATTATTAATTACTTCCGGCTCTCTCTACTACTTATTTAAAACAGAAAACTATAAGCCCATTTATTATTTCATTGTAATATCGGGGCTTACACTTTGTGCATTTTCTATCAATATATTTCAAACATTGATTCATTATGGAGATTTAGTTTGGCTAATTGTAGCAGTAGCACTGGGCTATTTTGGTTTGGGCTCAAAAATTGCAAAATATTTTTTGTTAGTTGCATTAGTTGAAATAGCAGTGCATATAGTTTTTTTTCTAAATAGCAATATTGAGAAAATGGCACCTCTCAATACTATTGATATGCTTCCGCTGATATTGGAAATATCAATTGCTTTCTTTATTGTTTTTTACATTATTTCTCAATACACAAGTCTATACACATCATCAGAACAAAACATTTTAGCAATAAATCGTGAACTTGAATACCAAAATAAAATTGTTTCCAAGCAAAATAACGATAAGGAACTTTTATTAAAAGAAATTCATCATCGAGTAAAAAATAATTTACAAATTATAAGTAGTTTATTAAATCTTCAATCCTACTCTATTGAAAATGAAACCGCGCTTTCTGCTATTAAAGAAGGTCAAAGCCGAATAAAAACAATGGCACTGCTACATCAACGTTTGTACCAAAACACGTCAGATTTTTC comes from Bacteroidota bacterium and encodes:
- a CDS encoding sensor histidine kinase → MSLLFYTLNSKHTNAFDKARFNLIWRVNYVLSILFVFLILAFLVQGDLKSFFLFTFSLLITSGSLYYLFKTENYKPIYYFIVISGLTLCAFSINIFQTLIHYGDLVWLIVAVALGYFGLGSKIAKYFLLVALVEIAVHIVFFLNSNIEKMAPLNTIDMLPLILEISIAFFIVFYIISQYTSLYTSSEQNILAINRELEYQNKIVSKQNNDKELLLKEIHHRVKNNLQIISSLLNLQSYSIENETALSAIKEGQSRIKTMALLHQRLYQNTSDFSKLNFNDYVKELVDNIRKNYSGNQTNVQILINIDNFYFDIDTAVPLGLIINELCSNSFKYALGAGGKLEISIKQIADNNYILRVKDSGLGIDESKITTPNSMGLKLVTILARQLKGSLKYTYDSGANFLISFFDTSHHTTQNEN